The uncultured Methanomethylovorans sp. genome contains a region encoding:
- the mtaB gene encoding methanol--corrinoid protein co-methyltransferase MtaB, with product MTVKRYTDMAYSKADDMLFGNAKHPVKAKLGLEVGAGYVTAEVNYAPRPEAGQSKEKLISEYRRLTTDILARCVQIGFPSISLETEHVQQMTNNPSWGGEIAHVQKTILEEYHEEYGIKCGLRHTPGDIREERDYLALIGPKYDLLMESFEAVAEGGADFLSIETMGGKEVLDYAILRNDVPGLIYSIGCLGSLDMTMIWQDITKIAQKKGVVSAGDTDCSQANTAMFIAGGLLDKNLAHTLAIIARTISAARTLAGYEAGAKGPGKDCGYENTIVKSITGTPIAQEGKSATCAHADVMGNLTMQCCDLWSNESVEYHGEFGGTSVQCWAQTLSMDAALMNVALNTGNGKVLRDMMVMSDKYRDPQGYVLAYDNAWKVGKAITKNGNDLYLRAKNAAVETVNILNGAKAEGKLQMSRFEINALADAEKAINALTDESDKFMSDMLALYKSEVKVFKPEANYKF from the coding sequence ATGACAGTAAAAAGATACACTGATATGGCATACAGCAAGGCCGACGACATGCTCTTCGGTAACGCAAAGCACCCTGTAAAGGCAAAGTTAGGTCTGGAAGTCGGTGCCGGCTATGTTACAGCTGAGGTTAACTATGCACCAAGGCCAGAGGCCGGACAGTCCAAAGAGAAATTGATCTCTGAATACCGCAGGCTCACAACTGACATCCTTGCAAGGTGTGTACAGATTGGTTTCCCATCAATCTCACTCGAAACAGAACACGTGCAGCAGATGACCAACAACCCATCATGGGGAGGCGAAATAGCTCACGTTCAGAAGACCATCCTTGAAGAATACCACGAAGAGTATGGTATAAAGTGCGGTCTCAGGCACACCCCTGGTGACATCCGTGAAGAGCGCGACTACCTTGCACTCATCGGTCCAAAGTACGACTTGCTCATGGAATCCTTCGAAGCAGTTGCAGAAGGCGGAGCAGATTTCCTGTCCATCGAAACAATGGGTGGAAAAGAAGTTCTCGACTACGCAATTCTGAGAAACGATGTACCAGGCCTGATTTACTCAATAGGATGCCTCGGCTCCCTTGACATGACCATGATCTGGCAGGATATCACCAAGATCGCCCAGAAGAAGGGTGTAGTCTCCGCTGGTGACACAGACTGTTCACAGGCAAACACTGCAATGTTCATTGCAGGTGGACTGCTTGACAAGAACCTTGCTCACACCCTCGCAATCATTGCAAGGACAATCTCTGCAGCAAGGACACTGGCAGGATATGAAGCAGGTGCAAAAGGTCCAGGTAAGGACTGTGGATACGAGAACACCATAGTGAAGTCCATCACTGGTACTCCAATCGCCCAGGAAGGAAAGTCCGCAACATGTGCACACGCCGATGTTATGGGTAACCTGACAATGCAGTGCTGTGACCTCTGGTCCAACGAGTCTGTTGAATATCACGGTGAATTCGGTGGTACCTCCGTCCAGTGCTGGGCACAGACCCTGAGCATGGATGCAGCCCTCATGAACGTTGCACTCAACACCGGAAACGGAAAAGTGCTCCGTGACATGATGGTAATGTCCGACAAGTACAGAGACCCACAGGGATACGTCCTTGCATACGACAACGCATGGAAGGTTGGTAAAGCAATTACCAAGAACGGAAACGACCTGTACCTCCGTGCAAAGAACGCTGCAGTTGAGACAGTCAACATCCTTAATGGCGCAAAGGCCGAGGGTAAGTTGCAGATGTCCCGCTTCGAAATAAATGCACTTGCAGACGCAGAGAAGGCAATCAATGCACTCACTGACGAGTCTGACAAGTTCATGAGCGACATGCTCGCACTGTACAAGTCCGAAGTAAAAGTATTCAAGCCAGAAGCGAACTACAAGTTCTAA
- the mtaC gene encoding methanol--corrinoid protein MtaC has product MDLDPSKILVRYNVQMEKAQTPEDMAAEKYPKAEPARTISKAIFDGEEDDVVEGLKKAIAAGANPIKLIDDVLMPGMKITTDLYDIGVIFLPNVMMSADAMLAGIEFCKEKSGSAPVPKGKVVCHVAEGDVHDIGKTIVAALLRAAGYEVVDLGRDVPVDEVIAAVKKEKPMMLTGTALMTTTMYAFKEVNDRLLEAGIKVPFQCGGGAVNQDFVVTYELGVYGEEAANAPKMADMILAGKSLKQLKEHFHMH; this is encoded by the coding sequence ATGGATTTAGACCCCAGTAAAATTCTAGTAAGGTACAATGTGCAGATGGAGAAGGCACAGACACCTGAGGATATGGCCGCTGAGAAATATCCAAAAGCTGAGCCAGCCAGAACTATATCTAAGGCTATATTTGATGGCGAAGAAGATGACGTCGTCGAAGGTCTTAAGAAGGCAATCGCTGCCGGCGCAAACCCAATCAAGTTGATTGACGATGTACTTATGCCAGGAATGAAGATCACAACAGATCTTTATGACATAGGTGTAATTTTCCTGCCAAACGTTATGATGTCTGCAGATGCAATGCTTGCAGGTATCGAGTTCTGTAAAGAGAAATCCGGTTCAGCCCCAGTTCCAAAGGGCAAGGTCGTCTGCCACGTAGCAGAGGGTGACGTTCATGACATCGGAAAGACCATCGTTGCAGCCCTTTTAAGAGCAGCAGGCTATGAGGTCGTAGACCTTGGACGTGATGTTCCAGTAGATGAGGTCATTGCAGCTGTAAAGAAAGAGAAGCCAATGATGCTCACAGGTACAGCACTCATGACAACAACAATGTATGCCTTTAAGGAAGTAAACGACAGGCTCCTTGAAGCCGGCATAAAGGTACCATTCCAGTGTGGTGGCGGAGCTGTAAACCAGGACTTCGTAGTCACATATGAGCTTGGTGTCTATGGTGAGGAAGCCGCAAATGCCCCTAAGATGGCAGATATGATCCTCGCAGGAAAGAGCTTGAAGCAGCTTAAGGAACACTTCCATATGCATTAA
- a CDS encoding GTP-binding protein, with protein sequence MKVLVIGGFLGSGKTSTIIRLGKELSAQGNKVAVIVNEIGEIGIDGDVISKYGLDTTELTSGCICCSLKVNMKNTITLLMKDFQPDLLLIEPTGIAFPQVIKNEIDLMDLKDTSIAPLVTLIDGSRFKQIMKEVKHFSMRQIIDAQILGINKIDLMEPRQIPIVEASVQQLNPKAKVVQLSAKMQDDHWHDFIKLMLEEDVIESTAGKLRTVSPELESMECGQKGNDSLDSIEASGINSYATEFLVEGGTILPDVARDIVQVVMSMIKTRVLEKSPEFVGHIKMFLENGNETVKMNLTAHYEEPALELINSKTDSPKFKVLSAVSSIDKATLTNIVDSSVSEAFAQQGINVHKQGGKHQHHVSLKL encoded by the coding sequence ATGAAAGTTTTAGTCATCGGTGGGTTCTTGGGTAGTGGAAAAACATCGACTATTATACGACTTGGTAAAGAACTGAGCGCTCAAGGAAACAAAGTTGCTGTTATTGTAAATGAGATTGGTGAGATCGGAATAGATGGGGATGTAATTTCCAAATACGGGTTAGATACCACTGAACTTACTAGTGGGTGCATCTGCTGCAGTCTTAAAGTGAACATGAAGAATACTATCACATTGCTCATGAAAGACTTCCAGCCAGATTTGTTACTAATTGAACCTACTGGTATCGCCTTTCCTCAGGTGATCAAGAATGAAATAGATCTGATGGATCTCAAAGATACATCAATTGCTCCATTGGTCACGCTCATAGATGGTAGCAGGTTCAAACAGATAATGAAAGAGGTCAAGCATTTCTCCATGAGGCAGATAATAGATGCGCAGATTCTGGGCATCAATAAGATCGACCTGATGGAACCGCGTCAAATTCCTATTGTAGAAGCTTCTGTGCAACAGCTTAATCCTAAAGCTAAGGTTGTTCAGCTATCTGCGAAGATGCAGGATGATCATTGGCATGATTTTATAAAACTAATGCTTGAAGAAGATGTTATTGAAAGTACTGCTGGTAAGCTTCGAACCGTAAGCCCAGAATTAGAGTCTATGGAATGCGGACAAAAAGGAAATGACAGTCTTGATTCCATTGAGGCTTCAGGTATCAATAGCTATGCCACTGAGTTTCTTGTTGAAGGTGGGACTATTCTTCCCGATGTTGCTCGGGACATAGTGCAAGTTGTTATGTCTATGATCAAAACAAGGGTTTTGGAAAAGAGCCCAGAATTTGTGGGTCATATCAAGATGTTTCTGGAAAATGGCAATGAGACTGTAAAAATGAACCTCACAGCTCATTATGAAGAACCTGCACTGGAACTTATAAATTCAAAGACGGATAGTCCTAAGTTTAAAGTATTGTCAGCTGTATCAAGTATTGACAAAGCGACTTTGACAAACATAGTAGACTCTAGTGTATCTGAAGCATTTGCACAACAAGGCATTAATGTCCACAAGCAAGGTGGAAAGCATCAGCATCACGTTTCTTTAAAATTGTAA
- a CDS encoding methylamine methyltransferase corrinoid protein reductive activase — protein sequence MRPGVAVDIGTSGIRAQKIDLDTGEIKKTVITLRNPLPGANIMDHMDFAINYGQDLAHALHVNAVRKVIEQLGIKPEELERIAICGNPIQLSIFQGIPIDDLAYAGERKKEKLNIKEQKRDAIILNCSDVPGLEVYPNATLRVPPAIRHEIGADALALIIKSGFLETKDIAIATDYGTNAEMALIVDGTIYTGSAAAGPALEGQEITHGKLASPFVIADVEFENGNLRNYVLDEEMNTIKAKLVDPKTGDVIEDHPLKAKGITGTGVIAVVDAGMKNGVIQLPKINTPDHILHLQDRVKFFEKDVGEAGLAMGALRAGHLALCKAAGIEMSDIRKAYMSGAAGTYMDAVKAHHVGMVPFNVDEVIQIGNTSLLIAREILISEERLWELQTIAKKILSNHVMFATDPAFKEAYIQEISYWTEGMPFKMLQKMLKKKGLPVLEEASKTVKVDRRVQRDIPVLGEEGLEVLEQVGTYLTMKVDCPECKKCVKVCPTDALTIDDDGLVMISSDLCDGSNCKRCIRACPPDKFQWKNLRVMEI from the coding sequence ATGAGACCAGGTGTTGCAGTAGATATAGGTACCAGTGGTATCCGTGCACAGAAGATCGATCTTGATACGGGAGAGATCAAAAAGACCGTAATTACACTGAGAAACCCTCTTCCGGGTGCAAACATCATGGACCATATGGATTTTGCCATAAATTATGGGCAGGATCTTGCACATGCTCTTCATGTGAATGCCGTACGGAAAGTCATTGAACAGCTTGGGATCAAACCAGAGGAACTTGAAAGAATAGCTATCTGTGGTAATCCTATTCAGTTATCCATCTTCCAGGGTATACCCATCGATGACCTTGCATACGCTGGTGAAAGAAAAAAGGAAAAGCTGAACATAAAGGAACAAAAAAGAGATGCAATAATTCTGAATTGTAGTGATGTTCCTGGCCTTGAGGTATATCCTAACGCTACTCTTAGAGTTCCACCAGCCATAAGACATGAAATAGGTGCAGATGCTCTTGCTCTTATTATCAAATCTGGTTTTCTGGAAACCAAAGATATTGCCATAGCTACTGACTATGGAACTAACGCTGAGATGGCACTGATTGTTGATGGTACAATCTACACAGGTTCTGCTGCGGCTGGTCCTGCATTAGAAGGGCAGGAGATTACTCATGGGAAGCTTGCATCTCCATTTGTAATTGCTGATGTTGAGTTCGAGAATGGTAACCTCAGGAACTATGTTCTTGATGAGGAAATGAACACTATAAAGGCAAAACTTGTGGACCCAAAGACCGGAGATGTCATTGAAGATCATCCACTTAAAGCAAAGGGTATAACAGGAACTGGTGTGATCGCGGTCGTTGATGCCGGTATGAAGAATGGAGTTATACAGCTGCCTAAGATCAATACTCCTGATCATATTCTGCATTTGCAGGATAGAGTGAAGTTCTTTGAGAAAGATGTAGGTGAAGCAGGACTTGCCATGGGCGCTCTCCGTGCTGGTCATCTTGCTCTGTGCAAAGCTGCAGGTATTGAAATGAGTGATATACGTAAAGCATACATGTCAGGTGCTGCTGGAACCTATATGGATGCAGTCAAAGCTCATCACGTAGGCATGGTGCCATTCAATGTGGACGAGGTAATACAGATCGGTAACACCTCACTTCTAATTGCCAGGGAAATACTGATTTCAGAGGAAAGGCTCTGGGAATTACAGACGATCGCAAAGAAGATCCTGAGCAATCATGTCATGTTCGCAACTGATCCTGCATTCAAGGAAGCCTATATTCAGGAAATATCTTACTGGACTGAAGGCATGCCTTTCAAGATGCTCCAAAAGATGCTCAAGAAGAAGGGTCTGCCCGTTTTAGAAGAGGCTTCAAAGACTGTTAAAGTGGACAGACGTGTGCAGAGGGATATACCTGTTTTGGGCGAAGAAGGTCTTGAAGTTCTGGAACAGGTGGGAACCTATCTCACAATGAAAGTGGACTGTCCAGAGTGCAAGAAGTGCGTTAAGGTGTGTCCAACTGATGCTCTTACAATAGATGACGATGGTCTTGTGATGATAAGTTCTGACTTGTGTGATGGTTCTAATTGTAAGAGATGTATCAGGGCCTGTCCGCCGGATAAATTCCAATGGAAGAATCTGAGGGTAATGGAGATATAA
- a CDS encoding FeoC-like transcriptional regulator, whose product MISDLLSYIFVERLSLNETAHKMGMSVEQLKDRLHIMEQMGYLRKADSNSSFSCNSCSSCKACQTSSLGSGQYMLTEKGSRLIELQ is encoded by the coding sequence ATGATATCTGACCTACTGAGTTATATATTTGTAGAAAGGCTTTCACTAAATGAGACCGCTCATAAAATGGGGATGTCTGTGGAGCAATTAAAAGACCGTCTGCATATCATGGAACAGATGGGTTACCTCAGAAAAGCAGATTCAAATTCTTCTTTTAGCTGTAATTCCTGTTCTTCATGTAAGGCATGTCAGACAAGTTCTCTGGGCAGCGGGCAATATATGCTTACTGAAAAAGGATCAAGATTGATAGAGCTGCAATAA
- the feoB gene encoding ferrous iron transport protein B yields the protein MKIEKIRVALTGNPNVGKTTLFNVITGSRQHVGNWPGVTVEKKSGFKHYKGYEIEVVDLPGTYSLTAYSLDEVVARDFIVDERPDVVVQIVDATNMERNLYLTTQLMELGSKMILALNMYDLAEERGDKLHVKKMEKILSMPVVLTIASKNIGISELLDTVIAEKQMEKHHRREIGYGDEIESRIIEIEKVLSQDKDLVSRYPLRWLAVRLLDGDENILRKIAGSPVAIQIKTILASLDIEEYEAMMADKRYEVISATFPQMCERCMTRMTTSDMIDRVMTNKYLGIPIFLALMWGAFELTFSFATPFTIVIERIFVWLGDISVAYIRPEWLASLVGEGIVGGVGSVFSFIPNIFIIFFLLSMLEDSGYLARAAFIVDRVMYKIGLQGKSFIPMLLGFGCNVPAIMATRSIEDRMDRMATIMVVPFISCGARLPIYILFAGTFFSKNAGTVIFCIYLLGILVAVGSAKLLRTTALKGHPAPFILELPPYRIPNLNTSIRHMWDNGSMYIRKAGTIILGGSIVIWLLAALPWGAEYGSEQTFIGMLGHAIQPLMGPLGFDWKLSVSLLFGFVAKEIVVASMGVLYGVGDNQIALTDSLLADPHLSQLTALSLMVFSLLYMPCIATVGIIKKETGSWKWTAFSVAYGLAVAWLLAFAVFHGGKLFT from the coding sequence ATGAAAATAGAAAAAATAAGAGTAGCTCTCACAGGCAATCCTAATGTGGGTAAGACCACGCTTTTTAATGTGATTACCGGTTCCAGGCAACATGTAGGAAACTGGCCAGGGGTTACAGTTGAAAAGAAAAGTGGTTTTAAGCATTACAAGGGATACGAGATAGAAGTCGTCGATCTTCCTGGCACTTATAGTCTTACAGCTTATTCTTTAGATGAGGTCGTGGCAAGAGATTTCATTGTAGACGAAAGGCCAGATGTAGTGGTGCAGATAGTGGACGCTACAAACATGGAACGGAACTTGTATCTGACCACACAGCTCATGGAACTTGGTTCAAAAATGATCCTTGCTCTTAACATGTATGACCTGGCAGAAGAGAGGGGAGACAAGTTGCATGTCAAGAAAATGGAAAAGATCCTATCCATGCCTGTTGTCCTCACCATTGCAAGCAAGAATATAGGTATATCTGAACTTCTCGATACTGTGATCGCAGAAAAGCAAATGGAGAAGCATCACCGCCGAGAGATTGGTTATGGTGACGAGATTGAATCACGAATCATAGAGATTGAAAAGGTACTTTCTCAGGACAAAGACCTTGTTTCGAGGTATCCTCTGCGGTGGTTGGCAGTAAGATTACTGGATGGTGATGAGAACATTCTGCGCAAGATCGCTGGGAGTCCAGTAGCTATTCAGATCAAAACTATCCTCGCAAGTCTGGACATAGAAGAATATGAAGCTATGATGGCAGACAAAAGGTATGAGGTTATTAGTGCCACGTTTCCTCAAATGTGCGAACGTTGCATGACGCGCATGACAACTTCAGATATGATCGATAGGGTCATGACCAACAAGTATCTGGGAATTCCTATATTCCTTGCTCTTATGTGGGGTGCCTTTGAACTTACTTTCAGCTTTGCAACTCCATTTACGATAGTAATTGAAAGGATTTTTGTGTGGTTGGGTGATATTTCCGTTGCTTACATACGTCCGGAGTGGCTTGCATCACTGGTAGGCGAAGGCATTGTTGGGGGTGTGGGCTCAGTGTTCTCATTCATTCCCAACATTTTTATAATTTTCTTTCTGCTTTCTATGCTTGAGGATAGCGGTTATTTGGCCAGAGCCGCTTTTATTGTAGACAGAGTGATGTATAAGATTGGATTGCAGGGAAAATCATTTATTCCGATGTTGCTTGGCTTTGGGTGTAACGTCCCTGCTATTATGGCTACTCGCAGCATAGAGGATAGGATGGATCGCATGGCCACTATAATGGTGGTTCCTTTCATTTCCTGTGGGGCAAGATTGCCTATATACATACTGTTTGCGGGCACGTTCTTTAGTAAGAATGCAGGAACTGTTATCTTTTGTATTTACCTGCTTGGCATTCTTGTAGCAGTAGGCTCTGCAAAGTTACTGCGTACTACCGCTCTTAAAGGCCATCCAGCTCCTTTTATTCTGGAACTCCCTCCCTATCGGATTCCAAATCTTAACACCAGTATACGTCATATGTGGGACAACGGTTCTATGTATATTAGAAAAGCAGGAACTATTATCCTGGGTGGTTCAATAGTGATATGGCTTCTGGCAGCTTTGCCATGGGGGGCTGAATATGGTAGCGAACAGACTTTCATAGGAATGCTTGGGCATGCTATACAGCCTTTAATGGGGCCGCTAGGATTTGACTGGAAACTCTCGGTATCCCTACTATTTGGATTTGTGGCGAAGGAAATAGTTGTGGCATCTATGGGAGTTCTATATGGTGTAGGCGATAACCAGATTGCTTTAACTGATAGCCTGCTTGCTGATCCGCATTTATCTCAGCTGACAGCACTAAGCCTGATGGTTTTTAGTCTCCTTTATATGCCCTGCATAGCAACAGTAGGAATTATAAAAAAAGAGACCGGATCCTGGAAATGGACTGCCTTCTCGGTGGCATATGGGTTGGCAGTTGCCTGGTTGTTGGCATTTGCAGTTTTCCATGGGGGAAAACTGTTCACCTGA
- a CDS encoding ferrous iron transport protein A — protein sequence MVENTLNNLQPGEKARIVKVLAKGTVRRKLMDMGLVPGSEIEVIRTAPLGDPIEFRIKGYSLSIRKQEAVNIVVNTVA from the coding sequence ATGGTGGAAAACACGCTCAATAATCTTCAGCCGGGGGAAAAGGCAAGAATTGTCAAAGTACTTGCTAAAGGCACTGTAAGAAGAAAGCTTATGGACATGGGTTTGGTTCCAGGTTCAGAGATTGAGGTAATACGAACTGCTCCTTTGGGTGATCCCATTGAATTTCGAATAAAAGGTTATAGTCTATCCATAAGAAAACAAGAAGCTGTGAACATTGTGGTAAACACAGTTGCATAA
- a CDS encoding metal-dependent transcriptional regulator translates to MTTERTEDYLKAIEKIIEKKGYAQVKDVSRELDLSSPSVTGMFKKLTKMGYINYEKYGGVTLTAEGEKIAKKTMEKHSTIRDFLLIIGLEEEIANHDACRIEHILTPQTFDRFTKFVEYMNSSEELSLCLDHFKYFYDTGEIITPSIYLQCECPVHGKKHD, encoded by the coding sequence ATGACCACTGAAAGAACTGAAGATTACTTGAAAGCTATCGAGAAAATCATCGAAAAAAAAGGATATGCTCAAGTCAAAGATGTATCCCGGGAGTTAGATCTCAGTTCTCCTAGTGTGACCGGTATGTTCAAGAAACTTACTAAAATGGGCTACATCAATTATGAAAAGTATGGTGGAGTAACTCTTACTGCCGAAGGAGAGAAAATAGCGAAAAAAACTATGGAGAAGCATAGCACAATTCGCGATTTTTTGCTGATAATCGGTCTTGAAGAGGAAATTGCCAATCATGATGCATGCAGGATCGAACACATACTTACTCCACAAACCTTTGATAGATTCACAAAGTTTGTTGAGTACATGAATTCTAGTGAAGAATTATCTCTGTGCCTCGACCATTTTAAGTACTTTTATGATACGGGTGAAATCATCACTCCGTCTATCTATTTGCAATGTGAATGCCCGGTACATGGAAAGAAGCACGATTAG
- a CDS encoding pyridoxal phosphate-dependent aminotransferase, translating to MKSYAKGMLSCNVIDMPPFHVMEILERAQELERAGKQIIHLEIGEPDFPTAPHICEAASAAIFAGETKYTHSQGIPQLREAIADNCNRKFGLDIEPGQIIVTSGTSPGLLLLFIALLEQGDEVIMSNPHYACYPNFVRAMQAKPHFIHTKEENGFILEPQELYKAINSKTKAILINSPCNPTGQVMTAKQLMEMAEIAGEVPIISDEIYQGLVYEGEDHTILEYTDNAFVLNGFSKLYAMTGWRLGYLIVPQQYVRTLQKVQQNFFISTNAFVQHAGVAALTGPQDHVHDMVRTYDKRRRYMLDRIKDIGMHVKAPPMGAYYILADARQYGFSSLELSWKILEEAGVAVTPGIDFGNGAEGYLRFSYANSIENITKGMDRLEKYLNG from the coding sequence ATGAAGTCTTATGCTAAGGGCATGTTGTCCTGCAATGTGATAGATATGCCTCCTTTTCATGTAATGGAAATACTGGAAAGAGCACAGGAACTGGAGAGGGCCGGGAAGCAAATTATACATCTGGAAATAGGTGAGCCTGATTTTCCTACAGCACCACATATATGTGAGGCTGCTTCTGCTGCAATTTTTGCGGGCGAGACTAAATATACTCACAGTCAAGGAATACCACAACTGCGCGAGGCTATCGCCGACAATTGTAACCGAAAATTCGGATTGGATATTGAACCTGGGCAGATCATCGTGACCTCCGGAACCAGTCCTGGTCTTTTATTGCTCTTCATAGCCTTGCTGGAGCAAGGGGATGAGGTCATCATGTCAAATCCCCATTATGCATGCTATCCTAACTTTGTGCGTGCTATGCAAGCTAAACCCCATTTCATCCATACAAAAGAAGAGAACGGATTCATACTGGAACCACAGGAACTTTACAAGGCCATCAATTCCAAAACAAAAGCAATACTTATCAATTCACCTTGTAATCCCACGGGGCAGGTAATGACTGCAAAGCAACTTATGGAAATGGCAGAGATTGCAGGAGAGGTGCCTATCATATCTGATGAGATATATCAAGGGTTAGTTTATGAGGGTGAAGATCATACCATCCTTGAATATACTGATAATGCTTTTGTACTCAATGGTTTTTCTAAATTGTACGCTATGACTGGTTGGAGATTGGGGTATTTGATCGTACCACAACAGTATGTGCGCACATTGCAGAAGGTCCAGCAGAACTTCTTTATATCTACCAATGCCTTTGTGCAACATGCTGGTGTTGCTGCGCTTACTGGTCCTCAAGATCATGTGCATGATATGGTCAGGACGTATGACAAACGTAGGCGTTACATGCTAGATAGAATAAAGGATATAGGGATGCATGTAAAAGCGCCACCTATGGGTGCGTACTATATACTTGCAGATGCCAGACAATATGGGTTCAGCTCACTGGAACTTAGCTGGAAGATCTTGGAGGAAGCAGGAGTTGCTGTGACTCCCGGCATTGATTTTGGTAATGGGGCTGAAGGTTATCTGCGTTTTTCGTATGCTAACAGTATCGAGAATATCACTAAGGGTATGGATAGGCTTGAAAAGTACCTTAATGGGTAA
- a CDS encoding B12-binding domain-containing protein, with product MQFETEAMNLLAKAKRAVIEHDDSTAEQVSYEALDAGISPLEIIELGFIEGMKVLGDLFEHGDIDLQEIFAASLTMNIGIDVLRPHIMASPDNACAFGDLVLGI from the coding sequence ATGCAATTTGAAACAGAAGCCATGAACCTCCTTGCAAAAGCAAAGAGGGCCGTCATAGAACATGACGACAGCACCGCTGAGCAGGTATCTTATGAGGCACTGGATGCAGGAATAAGCCCCTTGGAAATCATTGAGCTTGGTTTCATTGAAGGAATGAAAGTCCTGGGTGACCTTTTTGAACATGGGGACATAGATCTCCAGGAAATATTTGCAGCATCTTTAACCATGAATATAGGTATTGATGTCCTAAGGCCACACATTATGGCATCTCCAGATAACGCATGTGCATTTGGAGATCTTGTGCTGGGAATCTGA
- a CDS encoding glycosyltransferase, which yields MASKKGFILLANVPSYSVVQSSRALHIFTELKKEYPDIYLIMQSSDKKEVETNNLVQVKPIVNIDGKLILLKGMLYRLQLTLFAFKFAITHHRNFAILRGYDSIMLLVLLKIMGVKVYSDFHGKYDLELTQRGKHLRSFFVKFIDSITLIFSNRIIVVSEGIEAQIQEYKNKCILIPNGVDIQKIDDAIAKTPTFDFKGYKKIVGFVGNWESFMNVEDMCQAAEYIPDVLFVIVGEGFNASSLIDKYSANKNVIFAGRKPQKEALSIMHMFDICILPYDKIDAHSSHPGFFSSRKTKEYIAAGKPIIVADVIGKESCLVPGYNCVLYESRNPKDLADKISGIFNDSSMFSSMGKNNFEIREHFTWEYLIQHSGLIEDIHK from the coding sequence ATGGCATCTAAGAAAGGGTTTATATTGCTGGCAAATGTGCCCTCGTATAGTGTGGTACAGTCATCAAGGGCCTTACATATATTCACTGAACTGAAAAAAGAGTATCCAGATATTTATTTAATCATGCAGTCTAGTGACAAAAAAGAGGTTGAAACAAATAATCTGGTCCAAGTAAAGCCTATAGTGAATATTGATGGTAAGTTAATTTTATTGAAAGGCATGCTCTATAGATTACAACTAACACTTTTTGCATTCAAGTTCGCAATAACTCATCATAGAAATTTCGCTATTTTGCGAGGGTATGACTCTATCATGTTATTGGTTCTGTTGAAGATTATGGGGGTCAAAGTGTATTCTGATTTCCATGGAAAATATGATCTGGAATTAACTCAACGAGGAAAACATCTGAGAAGTTTCTTTGTGAAATTTATAGATTCAATCACTTTAATATTCAGTAATCGCATCATTGTCGTTAGTGAAGGTATTGAGGCGCAAATACAAGAGTACAAAAATAAATGCATCTTGATTCCAAATGGAGTTGACATACAAAAGATAGATGATGCGATTGCTAAAACTCCAACCTTCGATTTCAAAGGTTATAAAAAAATAGTAGGGTTTGTTGGTAATTGGGAGTCCTTCATGAATGTAGAAGATATGTGTCAGGCAGCTGAATATATTCCTGATGTTTTGTTCGTCATTGTTGGTGAAGGATTCAATGCTTCTAGCTTGATAGACAAGTATAGTGCCAATAAAAATGTAATATTCGCAGGTCGAAAGCCCCAAAAAGAAGCATTGTCAATAATGCATATGTTCGACATTTGTATTTTACCCTACGACAAAATAGATGCACACTCAAGTCACCCTGGTTTTTTCTCCTCAAGAAAGACAAAAGAGTACATTGCTGCCGGTAAACCAATTATTGTTGCTGATGTTATCGGAAAAGAATCTTGTTTAGTTCCCGGTTACAATTGTGTACTATACGAATCCAGAAATCCCAAAGATCTTGCAGATAAGATTTCTGGGATATTCAATGATTCTTCAATGTTTTCTTCCATGGGGAAGAATAACTTTGAAATACGAGAGCATTTCACATGGGAATATTTAATACAACATTCTGGCCTCATTGAGGATATTCATAAATAA